One Azospirillum sp. TSA2s genomic region harbors:
- the nusA gene encoding transcription termination factor NusA, protein MELLQVADAVAREKNIDRDEVLEAMEQAIQKAGRSKYGHEHDIRARIDRKTGDIHLTRHLEVVEAVENEATQVTLPYAQRRKPGAKIGDFLVDPLPPIDFGRIAAQTAKQVIVQKVRDAERKRQFNEYKDRNGEIVNGLVKRVEYGNVTVDLGRAEAILRRDELLPREHFKNGDRVRAYIFDVREEPRGPQIFLSRTHPMFMAKLFAQEVPEIYDGIIEIRAVARDPGSRAKIAVHSNDSSIDPVGACVGMRGSRVQAVVGELQGEKIDIIPWSGEAATFVVNALAPAEVAKVVLDDDNRRIEVVVPDDQLSLAIGRRGQNVRLASMLTGWDIDILTEQEESERRSEEIHNRSALFMQALDVDDVIAHLLVAEGFTSVEEIAFVETEELAEIEGFDESVADELKQRALAFLEVQDEQANERRLELGVEDIVAELTGFTATQLVKLGENGVKTLDDLADLAGDELVEILSKDGAKDAPTEEEANAIIMAARAHWFEGEEQDGAATAPAADGSAGGQGAQA, encoded by the coding sequence ATGGAACTGCTGCAAGTCGCTGACGCGGTCGCCCGCGAAAAGAACATCGACCGGGACGAAGTCCTGGAGGCGATGGAGCAGGCGATTCAGAAGGCCGGCCGCTCCAAGTACGGCCACGAGCACGACATCCGCGCCCGCATCGATCGCAAGACCGGCGACATCCATCTGACCCGTCACCTGGAGGTGGTCGAGGCGGTGGAGAACGAGGCGACGCAGGTCACCCTGCCCTACGCCCAGCGCCGCAAGCCCGGCGCCAAGATCGGCGACTTCCTGGTGGACCCGCTGCCGCCGATCGATTTCGGCCGCATCGCCGCCCAGACCGCCAAGCAGGTGATCGTGCAGAAGGTGCGCGACGCCGAGCGCAAGCGCCAGTTCAACGAGTACAAGGACCGCAACGGCGAGATCGTCAACGGTCTGGTCAAGCGCGTCGAATACGGCAACGTCACCGTCGACCTGGGCCGCGCCGAAGCGATCCTGCGCCGCGACGAACTGTTGCCGCGCGAGCATTTCAAGAACGGCGACCGCGTCCGCGCCTATATCTTCGACGTCCGCGAGGAACCGCGCGGCCCGCAGATCTTCCTGTCGCGCACGCATCCCATGTTCATGGCGAAGCTGTTCGCCCAGGAAGTGCCGGAGATCTACGACGGCATCATCGAGATCCGGGCGGTCGCCCGTGATCCGGGGTCGCGCGCCAAGATCGCCGTGCACAGCAACGACAGCTCCATCGACCCGGTCGGCGCCTGCGTCGGCATGCGCGGCAGCCGCGTCCAGGCGGTCGTCGGCGAGTTGCAGGGCGAGAAGATCGACATCATCCCGTGGTCGGGCGAGGCGGCGACCTTCGTCGTCAACGCGCTCGCCCCGGCCGAGGTCGCCAAGGTCGTGCTCGACGACGACAACCGCCGCATCGAGGTGGTGGTGCCCGACGACCAGCTGTCGCTGGCCATCGGCCGCCGCGGCCAGAATGTGCGCCTCGCCTCGATGCTGACCGGCTGGGACATCGACATCCTGACCGAACAGGAAGAGTCGGAGCGCCGGTCGGAGGAAATCCACAACCGCTCCGCCCTGTTCATGCAGGCCCTGGACGTTGACGACGTGATTGCCCACCTTCTGGTCGCCGAAGGCTTCACCTCCGTCGAGGAGATCGCCTTCGTCGAGACCGAGGAACTGGCCGAGATCGAAGGCTTCGACGAGTCGGTCGCCGACGAGCTGAAGCAGCGCGCCCTCGCCTTCCTGGAAGTGCAGGACGAGCAGGCCAACGAGCGTCGCCTGGAACTGGGCGTCGAGGACATCGTCGCCGAGCTGACCGGCTTCACCGCCACGCAGCTGGTGAAGCTGGGCGAGAACGGCGTGAAGACGCTGGACGACCTGGCCGATCTGGCCGGCGACGAGCTGGTCGAGATCCTGAGCAAGGACGGCGCCAAGGACGCTCCCACCGAAGAGGAAGCGAACGCGATCATCATGGCCGCGCGCGCCCACTGGTTCGAGGGTGAGGAACAGGACGGCGCCGCCACGGCCCCTGCGGCAGATGGCAGCGCCGGTGGTCAGGGCGCGCAGGCCTGA
- a CDS encoding RNA-binding protein, which yields MTERNDERTPTAAADAVPDQELAPDDGAGTDRLPADDEKGPLRRCIASGTVGPKEGMIRFVIGPDGEVVPDLEENLPGRGLWVTADRDALAKAMGKSVFAKAARRAVKVPPDLAERLERLLERRCLHALGLARRAGHVLAGYEKVREALRANQVGRAGPPPALLVEAADGSLDQRGKVTALAPSLPVIDLFESSALAAALGRDHAVHAVVARGRLAAGLVREAARLRGLKGPRGHLDLKGPQGDRDAHQDSDKGLGVGDTAGRPAM from the coding sequence ATGACCGAACGGAACGACGAACGGACACCGACCGCCGCCGCGGATGCGGTGCCGGATCAGGAATTGGCACCGGATGACGGTGCCGGGACGGACCGCCTGCCGGCCGACGACGAGAAGGGGCCTCTGCGCCGCTGCATCGCGTCGGGTACGGTCGGGCCGAAAGAGGGCATGATCCGCTTCGTGATCGGCCCCGACGGCGAGGTGGTGCCGGACCTGGAGGAAAATCTGCCCGGCCGCGGCCTTTGGGTCACGGCCGACAGGGATGCCCTGGCGAAAGCCATGGGGAAATCCGTTTTTGCCAAGGCGGCCCGCCGGGCGGTGAAAGTACCGCCCGATCTGGCCGAAAGGCTGGAACGGCTGCTGGAACGGCGTTGTCTGCATGCGTTGGGCCTTGCCCGCCGTGCCGGCCACGTCCTGGCGGGATACGAGAAGGTGCGCGAGGCGTTGAGGGCCAACCAGGTCGGCCGTGCGGGTCCCCCGCCGGCCCTGCTGGTCGAAGCCGCGGACGGCTCGCTCGACCAACGCGGCAAGGTGACGGCGCTCGCGCCGTCGCTGCCGGTGATCGATCTGTTCGAGTCCTCGGCCTTGGCCGCGGCGCTGGGACGCGATCATGCGGTGCATGCCGTGGTGGCGCGAGGCAGGCTGGCCGCTGGGCTGGTCCGCGAAGCGGCACGCCTGAGGGGGCTGAAAGGTCCCCGGGGGCACCTGGACCTGAAAGGTCCCCAAGGGGACCGGGATGCGCACCAGGATTCTGATAAGGGCTTGGGAGTCGGCGATACGGCCGGCCGGCCTGCGATGTAA
- the infB gene encoding translation initiation factor IF-2: MTDSNDQDQKKVLHLTGASKGKLESKKPVETQVRQSFSHGRSKAVTVEVKRKRHVEKGAVPGVADGGAAARQAAQGLPMRGAQGQRPRGGGAPAGRQLTREELESRLRALRGAAAFEEQRRIEAEEEAVRAEARAAEAAARAAEEPEAAPAAPSEAAAPAAAEAPAQAAPEMPPIILDAETLRQRELDEMRAIQEADRKVAEEAERRRKEEEAKRKEAEDAKRRDAEPAPRRDGARDGAGRDGARPAGARPAGDQRPGGAAGRPAADAAPGRTLPGAGAPAPRAVEEEDDNRRKGGRGGAPAKAAPARPAAKAPAGADRRKGTKLTVSQALSDDGGDRTRSLAAVRRARERERLRQMSRQETAKVTRDVVLPEVITVQELANRMAERGADVIKALMRMGVMATINQTIDADTAELVITEFGHRVRRVSESDVEIGLRATEEEGAILVPRPPVVTIMGHVDHGKTSLLDALRQTDVVSGEAGGITQHIGAYQVQLESGSRITFIDTPGHAAFTEMRARGANVTDVVVLVVAANDGVMPQTIEAIRHAKAAKVPIIVAINKCDLPDARPERVRQELLQHELVVEEMGGDVLDVEVSAKAKLNLHKLEEAILLQAEILELRANPERAAEGVVIEAKLERGRGSVATVLVQRGTLKVGDVFVTGAEWGRVRALINDRGQNVNEAAPAVPVEVLGLNGTPMAGDDFTVVESEARAREIAEFRQRKKREAVVAASARGSLQDMFSRIQAGEAKELPVVIKGDVQGSIEAIASSLEKLTAENTEVKVRVLHNSVGAINESDITLANASNAMIIGFNVRANPQARDLAKRDGVEIRYYSIIYNVIDDVKAALTGLLSPTLRERFIGYATIREVFNITKVGKVAGCMVTQGTVKRGAGVRLLRDNVVIHEGTLKTLKRFKDEVKEVREGYECGMAFENYDNIQAGDQIEAFEIEEIAREL; encoded by the coding sequence ATGACCGACAGCAACGACCAGGACCAGAAGAAAGTCTTGCACCTAACCGGCGCCAGCAAAGGAAAGCTGGAGTCGAAGAAGCCGGTCGAGACCCAGGTCCGGCAGAGCTTCTCCCATGGCCGGTCAAAAGCGGTGACCGTAGAGGTCAAGCGCAAGCGTCATGTTGAAAAGGGCGCCGTGCCCGGCGTCGCCGACGGCGGCGCCGCCGCGCGTCAAGCTGCCCAGGGCCTGCCCATGCGCGGTGCGCAGGGCCAACGGCCCCGCGGCGGCGGTGCCCCTGCCGGGCGCCAGCTGACCCGCGAGGAGCTGGAATCGCGCTTGCGTGCGCTTCGTGGCGCCGCTGCGTTCGAAGAGCAGCGCCGGATCGAGGCCGAGGAAGAAGCGGTCCGCGCCGAAGCGCGCGCCGCCGAGGCCGCCGCCCGCGCCGCCGAAGAGCCTGAAGCCGCTCCGGCCGCCCCCTCCGAAGCCGCCGCTCCGGCCGCCGCGGAAGCCCCGGCCCAGGCTGCGCCGGAAATGCCGCCGATCATTCTGGACGCCGAGACCTTGCGCCAGCGCGAGCTGGACGAGATGCGCGCCATCCAGGAAGCAGACCGCAAGGTCGCCGAAGAGGCCGAACGCCGCCGCAAGGAGGAAGAGGCCAAGCGCAAGGAAGCCGAGGACGCCAAGCGTCGCGACGCCGAACCGGCGCCCCGCCGCGATGGCGCCCGCGACGGTGCGGGCCGTGACGGCGCGCGTCCGGCCGGTGCCCGTCCGGCCGGCGACCAGCGCCCCGGTGGTGCCGCCGGCCGTCCCGCCGCCGATGCCGCTCCCGGCCGCACGCTGCCCGGTGCCGGTGCTCCGGCCCCCCGCGCCGTCGAGGAAGAGGACGACAACCGCCGCAAGGGCGGTCGTGGCGGCGCTCCGGCCAAGGCCGCTCCCGCCCGTCCCGCCGCCAAGGCTCCCGCCGGCGCCGACCGCCGCAAGGGCACCAAGCTGACCGTCTCGCAGGCGCTCAGCGACGACGGCGGCGACCGCACCCGGTCTCTGGCCGCCGTCCGCCGTGCCCGCGAACGTGAGCGCCTGCGGCAGATGAGCCGTCAGGAGACCGCGAAGGTCACCCGCGACGTCGTCCTGCCGGAGGTCATCACCGTCCAGGAGCTGGCCAACCGCATGGCCGAGCGTGGCGCCGACGTCATCAAGGCGCTGATGCGCATGGGCGTCATGGCGACCATCAACCAGACCATCGACGCCGACACCGCCGAGCTGGTCATCACCGAGTTCGGCCACCGCGTCCGCCGCGTGTCGGAGTCCGACGTCGAAATCGGCCTGCGTGCCACCGAGGAAGAGGGCGCCATCCTGGTGCCGCGTCCGCCGGTCGTCACCATCATGGGCCACGTCGACCACGGCAAGACCTCGCTGCTCGACGCGCTGCGCCAGACCGACGTGGTGTCGGGCGAGGCCGGCGGCATCACCCAGCACATCGGCGCCTATCAGGTGCAGCTGGAGTCGGGTTCGCGCATCACCTTCATCGACACGCCGGGTCACGCCGCCTTCACCGAGATGCGTGCCCGCGGCGCCAACGTCACCGACGTTGTCGTGCTGGTGGTCGCCGCGAACGACGGCGTCATGCCGCAGACGATCGAGGCCATCCGCCACGCCAAGGCGGCCAAGGTTCCGATCATCGTCGCCATCAACAAGTGCGACCTGCCGGACGCCCGTCCGGAGCGTGTCCGTCAGGAACTGCTCCAGCACGAGCTGGTGGTCGAGGAGATGGGCGGCGACGTGCTCGACGTCGAGGTGTCGGCCAAGGCGAAGCTGAACCTGCACAAGCTGGAAGAGGCCATCCTCCTCCAGGCCGAAATCCTGGAACTGCGGGCCAACCCCGAGCGCGCCGCCGAAGGCGTCGTCATCGAGGCGAAGCTGGAGCGTGGCCGTGGTTCGGTCGCCACCGTGCTGGTCCAGCGCGGTACGCTGAAGGTCGGCGACGTGTTCGTGACCGGCGCCGAATGGGGCCGCGTCCGCGCCCTCATCAACGACCGCGGCCAGAACGTCAACGAGGCGGCCCCGGCCGTCCCGGTCGAGGTCCTGGGCCTGAACGGCACGCCGATGGCCGGCGACGACTTCACCGTCGTCGAGTCCGAAGCCCGTGCCCGCGAGATCGCCGAGTTCCGCCAGCGCAAGAAGCGCGAAGCGGTGGTTGCGGCCTCCGCCCGCGGTTCGCTGCAGGACATGTTCAGCCGCATCCAGGCCGGCGAGGCCAAGGAACTGCCGGTCGTCATCAAGGGCGACGTGCAGGGCTCGATCGAAGCCATCGCCAGCTCGCTGGAGAAGCTCACGGCCGAGAACACCGAGGTCAAGGTCCGCGTTCTGCACAACTCGGTCGGTGCGATCAACGAGTCCGACATCACGCTGGCGAATGCGTCCAACGCGATGATCATCGGCTTCAACGTCCGCGCCAACCCGCAGGCCCGCGACCTCGCCAAGCGCGACGGCGTCGAAATCCGCTACTACTCGATCATCTACAACGTGATCGACGACGTGAAGGCGGCGCTGACCGGTCTCTTGTCTCCGACGCTGCGGGAACGCTTCATCGGCTACGCGACCATCCGCGAGGTGTTCAACATCACGAAGGTCGGCAAGGTCGCCGGTTGTATGGTCACGCAGGGCACCGTCAAGCGCGGCGCCGGCGTCCGCCTGCTGCGCGACAACGTCGTCATTCACGAAGGCACGCTCAAGACGCTCAAGCGCTTCAAGGACGAAGTCAAGGAAGTGCGCGAGGGTTACGAGTGCGGCATGGCCTTCGAGAACTACGACAACATCCAGGCCGGCGATCAGATCGAAGCCTTCGAGATCGAGGAAATCGCCCGCGAGCTGTAA
- the truB gene encoding tRNA pseudouridine(55) synthase TruB produces MARKRKGTPIHGWIVLDKPEGMTSTQALSKVRRLLNAEKAGHGGTLDPLATGILPIALGEATKTVSYAMDGAKTYRFSIRWGERTTTDDREGAVIDRSDHRPTTEQIRAALPAFLGEIQQVPPQFCAIKIDGERAYDIAREGDAVDLAARTVRIDRFELVEEPDADHAVFEVDCGKGTYVRSLARDLSEALGTVGHVGLLRRLRVGSFTLDRAISLDELAAMEQGAAVERLLLPIETALDDIPALALTEAEAHRLRHGQTVALLTRQDRERLMAVQGADGGDGTVIALFGGTPVALARVEGAEVRPVRVLNLT; encoded by the coding sequence GTGGCTCGTAAGCGCAAGGGTACGCCGATCCATGGCTGGATCGTGCTGGACAAGCCGGAAGGCATGACCTCCACCCAGGCGCTTTCGAAGGTGCGCCGCCTGCTGAACGCCGAGAAGGCCGGGCATGGCGGCACGCTGGACCCGCTGGCGACCGGTATCCTGCCGATCGCGCTGGGCGAGGCGACCAAGACCGTCTCCTATGCCATGGACGGCGCCAAGACCTACCGCTTCTCCATCCGCTGGGGCGAGCGCACCACCACCGACGACCGCGAAGGCGCGGTGATCGACCGCTCCGACCACCGGCCGACGACCGAGCAGATCCGCGCCGCCCTGCCCGCCTTCCTGGGCGAGATCCAGCAGGTGCCGCCGCAGTTCTGCGCCATCAAGATCGACGGCGAGCGTGCCTATGACATCGCGCGCGAAGGCGACGCGGTCGATCTGGCCGCCCGCACCGTGCGCATCGACCGCTTCGAACTGGTCGAGGAACCCGACGCCGACCATGCGGTGTTCGAGGTCGATTGCGGCAAGGGCACCTATGTCCGCTCGCTCGCCCGCGACCTGTCGGAAGCGCTTGGCACGGTCGGCCATGTCGGGCTTCTGCGCCGCTTGCGCGTCGGGTCCTTCACGCTGGACCGCGCGATTTCCCTGGACGAACTGGCCGCCATGGAGCAAGGTGCGGCCGTCGAACGACTTCTGTTGCCGATCGAGACCGCGCTGGACGACATCCCGGCGCTGGCCCTGACGGAAGCGGAAGCGCACCGACTGAGGCACGGCCAGACGGTCGCTCTCCTCACCCGGCAGGATCGTGAACGCCTGATGGCGGTTCAGGGTGCTGACGGTGGGGATGGCACCGTCATTGCGCTTTTCGGCGGAACGCCGGTTGCGTTGGCCCGTGTCGAGGGGGCGGAGGTCCGTCCGGTGCGCGTACTCAACCTCACGTGA
- the rpsO gene encoding 30S ribosomal protein S15: MSITPERKQELIKEFSRGTNDTGSPEVQVSILTERISNLTDHLKGHKKDFHSRRGLLVMVGQRRRLLDYLKKKDQSRYAALIERLGLRR, encoded by the coding sequence ATGTCGATTACGCCCGAGCGCAAGCAAGAGCTGATCAAGGAATTTTCCCGCGGCACCAACGACACCGGTTCGCCCGAGGTCCAGGTGTCGATCCTGACGGAGCGCATCAGCAACCTGACGGATCACCTGAAGGGCCACAAGAAGGACTTCCACTCCCGTCGTGGTCTGCTGGTGATGGTCGGTCAGCGCCGCCGTCTGCTCGACTACCTGAAGAAGAAGGATCAGTCGCGCTACGCCGCTCTGATCGAGCGTCTGGGCCTGCGCCGCTAA